One segment of Cololabis saira isolate AMF1-May2022 chromosome 9, fColSai1.1, whole genome shotgun sequence DNA contains the following:
- the mtrfr gene encoding mitochondrial translation release factor in rescue translates to MSLLGPLLSCSSRCLWRAAPRLSALLRPAPPALPAVLAVGKKDFIELPVLPEEELEEQFVRGSGPGGQATNKTSNCVVLRHIPTGIVVKCHQTRSVDINRKRAREIMREKLDVEYKGEFSEILVKKKESVLKKQEKRRKVNENLERKKLFKETVAANSKPGNDTV, encoded by the exons ATGTCGCTGCTCGGCCCGCTGCTcagctgctccagccgctgcttgTGGAGAGCAGCTCCCCGTCTGTCCGCGCTGCTCAGGCCGGCTCCGCCCGCACTACCCGCGGTCCTGGCTGTGGGGAAGAAGGATTTCATAGAGCTCCCTGTCCTGCCTGAGGAGGAGCTTGAGGAGCAGTTTGTGAGAGGATCCGGGCCAGGAGGACAGGCTACCAACAAAACCAGCAACTGTGTGGTGCTCAGACACATCCCCACTGGGATTGTAGTAAAG TGCCATCAGACCAGATCTGTGGATATAAATCGAAAGCGTGCCCGGGAAATCATGAGAGAGAAACTCGATGTAGAATATAAAGGAGAATTCAGTGAAATTCTTGTAAAGAAGAAAGAGTCTGTGTTGAAGAagcaggagaagaggaggaaagtGAATGAAAATCTGGAAAGGAAAAAACTATTTAAAGAAACTGTGGCTGCAAACTCCAAACCTGGAAATGACAcagtttaa